Below is a genomic region from Xylophilus sp. GW821-FHT01B05.
TGCGGCAGCAAGCAGCGGCGCGCGCTTGACCAGCCAGGAGCGGTACTGGCGCGGCCACAGGCTGTAGTCGGGGTCGGGCTGCAGCAACTGCTCGGCGTGGGCCGGCCAGTTGGGGTTGAACAAGGCTTCGCGGCCCAGCGCCACCAGGTCGGCAGCGCCATCGGCCACCAGCGCCTGCGCGGCCTGTGGGTCAATCACAAAGCCCACGGCCATGATGGCAATGCCGGTGCGGCGCCGGATCTCGGCCGCGTCCTGCGCCCGAAAGTCCAGCCCGCGCGGCACGCGGGCACCGTTGCTGGGGTAGCTGGAGATGCCGGCGGCGGATGAGCAGTCGAGCACGTCCACACCCGCCTCGCGCAGCGCGTTGACGAAGGCAATCATCTCTTCCATCGGCAGTGTGCCGTCGTCCAGGTCGGGCAGCGAGATGCGCCAGGACAGCGGCAGGTGCTGCGGCCATTCGGCGCGTACCGCGCGGGCCACCTCCAGTGCAAAGCGCTGGCGTTTCTGCGGGCTGCCGCCATAGGCGTCGCTGCGCTGGTTGGCTACCGGCGATAGAAACTGGTGGATCAGGTAGCCGTGTGCGCCGTGGATCTCCAGCAGCTCAAAACCGGCCTGCGCAGCGCGGCGCGCGGCCTGGGCCCAGGCCTGCACCAGTGCCTGGATTTCGCCTTCTGACAAGGCGGCGGGCCGTGGCCAACCGGTGTCCACCGGCAAGGCGCTGGGGCCCACCACCGGCCACGGGCCTTCGCCGCGCGCGGCATCCGCCTGGTTCAGCGGGCCGTGGCCTTCCCACCATTTCTGCAGCGCGCCCTTGCGGCCGGTGTGGCCCAGCTGGATGGCGGGCACCGCGCCCTGGCTGCGCAGCAGCTCGGCCACGCGGCGCAGCGGTGCGATCTGGGCGTCGTCCCACAGGCCGATGTCGCCATGGGTGTTGCGGCCACGCGGCTCCACCGCAGTGGATTCGACAAACACGATGCCCGCGCCGCCCAGCGCAAAGCGCCCCAGGTGCACCAGGTGCCAGTCGTTGGCCAGGCCGCCTTCGGTGGACGAATACTGCTGCATGGGCGAGATGGCCACGCGGTTGCGCGCTGTCACGCTGCGCAGCCGCACCGGCTCGAACAGGCGGGCCGGTACGCCGGCAGAGGCGGGGTTGCCCGTCACGGTTTACTTGGCCTTGATGTAGTCGCAGCTGCTCTCGGCCAGCGGGCGCCAGGTCTGCTCGGGCGGGATTTCGGCACGCACGGTGTAGTAGTCGTTCGGGTATTTGGACTCAGCCGGCTTCTTGACCTGTATGGCATAGACCGTGCGCAAGGCCTGGCCGTCTTCGCGCACTTTCACGTTCCTGGAGAAAAAGTCGTTGATCGGCAGCTCTTTCATCTTGGCCGCGACCGCAGCGCCGTCGTCGGTGCCGGCGGCCTTCACGGCGTTGAGGTAGTGCCAGGCGGCGCTGTAGGCGCCGGCATGGATGTAGGTGGGCACCACGCCTTTGTTGCGCGCCATGAAGCGCTTGGCCCATTCGCGCGAGGCCTCGTCGCGGTCCCAGTAGAAGGGAATGGTCAGCTGCAGGCCCTGGGCCACGTCCAGGCCCATGGCCGCCACGCTGTTGATGGTCATGCCAAACACGGCCACGGTCTGGCCGTTGCGGGTCAGCTTGTACTCGGCCGCCTGCTTGAGCGCGTTGGACAGGTCCAGCCCCGCGTTCAGGATCACGATGGCCTGCGCGCCGCTGGCCTGCGCCTGCAGCAGGTAGGAAGAGAAGTCGGTGGCACCCAGCGGGTGCTTGACGGCACCCAGCACCTTGCCGCCGCCGGCCTGTATGAACTTGGTGGCGTCGTCCTGGTAGGCCTGGCCAAAGGCGTAGTCCACGGTGATGAAGTAGAAGCTCTTGATGCCCTGCTTCATCAGGCTCGCCACGCCGGCCTTGGGCAGGGCATAGGTGTCGGTGAGGAACTGGAAGTTCATCGGCGAGCAGGCCTTGTTGGTCAGCTCGGCGCTCACGGTGCCGGCGATCAGGTAGGGCTTCTTGCGCTCCTTCATCAGCGATGACACGCCCAGCGCAATGGATGAGGCCGAGCCGCCGACGATGGTGTCGACCTTCTCGTTGTCCAGCCACTTGCGGGCGATCCCCAGGCCGACATCGGGCTTGTTCTGGTCATCGGCAACCAGTACCTCGACCGGCTTGCCCAGCACCTTGCCGCCAAAGTCCTCCACCGCCATCTTCACGGCCAGGCTGGAGCCCGGGCCGCCGTTGCCCGAATAGGGCCCGGTCTGGTCGGCCATGACGCCGATGCGGACCACGTCGTCGCTGATGGGCGTCTGCGCGCTGGCAGCGCCGCAGGCCAGGATGAGGGCCGCGCAGGCGGCGGAAAGTGTGCGTTGCATGCTTGTCTCCTTGGGGAACATGTCGTTGTCACGGAGGGTGCCGGGCGCCCGGCCGAGGTGCCTAGGCTTCAGGCACGTCAGTGGGCAGCCGGTGGTTGCGGAACTGCTCGCGCAGCCGGGTCTTCAAGAGCTTGCCGGTGGCCGTGTGCGGCAGCTCGTCGACAAACACCACGTCGTCCGGCATCCACCAGCGCGCCACGCGGTCCTGCATGAAGGCCAGGATCTCGGGGCCGCTCACCTGCTGGCCGGCGTTGGGCACCACCACCAGCAGCGGGCGCTCCTGCCACTTGCTGTGGTAGGCGCCAATGACCGCGGCCTCTTTCACCTTGGGGTGGCCGACGGCGAGGTTTTCCAGGTCGATGGAAGAGATCCATTCGCCGCCCGACTTGATCACGTCCTTGCTGCGGTCGGTGATCTGCACATAGCCTTCGGCGTCTATCAGCGCCACGTCGCCGGTGGCGAACCAGCCGTCCGCATCCAGCTCGGTGCCCGGCTGCTGGCCGTAGTAGGCCGACACCACCCAGGGGCCGCGCACTTTCAACTCGCCCGGGCGGTGGTCATCCGGTGGCAGGCGCTGGCCGTCGGCGTCGAACACCGCGATCTCCACGCCAAAGATGGCGCGGCCCTGGCGCGCCTGCACGCCAAAGCGCTGCTCCAGCGGCAGGCCTTCGTGGCGCGGCAGCAGGTTGCCTATGGTGGCCAGCGGGCTGGTCTCGGTCATGCCCCAGGCCTGGATTACATAGGCGCCGAACAGGTGCTCGAACTTCTCGATGATGGCGCGCGGCGCGGCCGAGCCGCCCACCACCACGCGCTCCAGCCGCAGCGCGGCGCGGGCCTCGGCGCTGAGCTTTTCGGCATGCTGGAAGAAGCCCAGCCACACCGTGGGCACGCCCAGCGAGAAGGTGCAGCCCTCGTCGCGCATGAGATTGAACAGGCGCTCGCCGCCCAGGTCGGGCCCGGGCAGCACCAGCTTGGCGCCGCACATGGCCGCCGCATAAGGGATGCCCCAGGCATTGACGTGGAACATGGGCACGGCCAGCAGCACGCTGTCGCGGGCGCGCAGGCCCAGGCCGTCGGCGGCGCAGGCGGTCCAGCTGTGCAGCACGGTGGAGCGGTGGCTGTAGAGCACGCCCTTGGGGTTGCCAGTGGTGCCCGAGGTGTAGCAAAGCGAAGAGGCCGTGTCCTCGTCCAAGGCCGGCCAGGCAAAGCTGGCGCTGCCCTCAGCCACCAGGTCTTCGTAGCAGAGCAGCGGCGCCGGCAGCGACAGCTGCGGCAACTCGGCGCGCGAGCACAGCGCCACAAAGGCCTTGACCGAGGCCAGCTGCGGCGCGATCTGCTCCAGCAGCGGCGCAAAGCCCAGGTCAAAGCACACCATCTCGTCGGCCGCGTGGTTGATGATGTAGCTGATCTGCTCGGGAAACAGGCGCGGATTGACCGTGTGCAGCACCGCGCCCATGCCGGACACGGCGTAGTACAGCTCCAGGTGGCGGTGCGTGTTCCAGGCCAGCGTGGCCACCCGGGCGCCGGGCTGGATGCCGCGCGCCTGCAGCGCCGACGCCACGCGCCGGGCCCGGCTGCCGACCTCGCCCCAGGTGGTGCGCACGCAGCTGCCCATGTGGACGTGCGACACGATCTCCACGCTCGCATGGTGGCTGGCGGCATGTTCCACCAGGCTTGAGATCAGCAGCGCTTTGGACTGCATCAGGCCCCGCATTTGTCTTCCTCTCGCGTCCTCGTTGTCGGGCAACCGTGCCGCTGTTTTTTACATGTCGGCCGGTAAGTAAATTGATGCTAGCAGCTTTGAAGTGGCGCAACAACGGCAGAAAGCCTCGTACAAACCCGCGGAGCCGGGCCGCTTGCCAGCGCTGCAAGCGCGATTGGCAAGGCTTTTGGACGCTACTTATTTGATAGCTTTATGCCATTGTGTAGCAAGGGTAAGAGGCATGTTTGGCCAAATGGGCTGGTGTTGTAGGCGCCGCACGCACCCAGGTCGCGGCAGCGTCCGACGGTGGTTGCCGGGCGGCACGGCCAAGCTTGGTCGTCCTGCTGGAGGCGTTAACGCCAAGCGCGCATTCCGCTCCGGTTCCCATCCCCCCGCTCCTCAGGAGGTATCCCATGAGCAACCCACTTCAACGTATCGCCCGCTCCGCAGCCCTTGCCCTTTGCGCCGCTGTGCTGGCCGGTGGCAGCGTCTATGCCGCGGGCATGGCTGGCGACGGCGACGGCGGCGGCTGCAATGCCAATGAGGCGCGCGGCGACGTCGTCGCCTGCCGCAACGAAACCGCCGCGGCCCGCGCCGAGGCGCGCCGCGGTGGCCTGACCACTCCCAGCCAGGAGCAACTGATGCAGAACGCCAGCCAGCGCTGCAATGCCCTGCCGGCGGAGGACCGGCGCGACTGCATGATGCGCATCCGTGGCACCGACACCAATACCAGTGGCAGCGTGGAAGGCGGCGGCATCCTGCAGCAGACCGTGCGGCCCGTGCCTAGCCGTTAAGACCCCGGCCCGGCCTCGGCCGCGCTGCTGAGCAGCTCGACAAAGCGCCGCGCGCCCAGGCCCAGCGGCCGCTCCTTGGACCAGACCACGTCCACCCACAGGTTCAGGCCGTTGGACAGGTTCTCGAAGGCCATCTCGTGCAGCGTGCCGGCGGCCACATGCGGCGCGGCAAAGCTGCGCGGCAGCCAGCCCCAGCCCAGGCCGGCCTTGAGCAGGCCCAGCGCGGCCTCGGGGCTGTCGGTGCACCAGCAGTGGCGCGCAAACACCAGGCGCGGGTCGCGCGCCTCGGGGTCGCGGCCGGCGACCACTACCTGCCGCACGTGGATCAGGTGCTCTTCGCGCAGGCGCCCGCCGGTTTCCTGCAGCACCGGGTGCGTGGGGCTGATGACGGCGGCCAGGGTTTCCCGGCCCACTTCCTGAAAGCCCTCGCGCCCGTCCAGGCTGGGCCGCTCGAACACCAGCGCCAGCTGCACGCGCCCGGCATGCAGCAGGGCCATGGCGTCGGCCTGCGGCGCGGCCAGCACCTCCACCTCCAATAGCGGGTGCTCTTGTGCCAGTTGGGCCAGCGGCGCGCTCCAGGGGGCAGAGATCAGCTCGGGTGCGATCGCCAGCGCCAGCCGGTTCTCCAGCCCCTGGGTGAGGGACAGCGCCTGCGCCTCCAGTTGCCGCCACTGCGCCGCCAGCAGCCGCGCCTGGGGCTCCAGCGCGCGAGCCGCGGCGGTGGGCCGGGGCTCGCGGCCGCTGCGGTCGAACAGCGCCAGATCCAGCTCGGCCTCCAGGTGGGCCATGGCCATGCTCACGGCCGAAGGCACCCGGCCCAGGCTGCGCGCGGCGGCAGAGAAAGAGCCCTGGTCCAGCGCGGCCAGGAAGACGGCAAGGTTCTCGGTGGTAAAGGCCATGGCGGTCGTTCTATCAGAAATGTTGATAGAAGATGACTTAACGTGTCATTGCGGCGCACATAAAGTCCAGCCATTCCGTCACCGATCCAGGACTCTCACCATGCAAGGCATTCAGCGCCGCGTCGTCTACGTCGCGCTTTACGAACTCATCGCCATCGTTGCGGCCAGCCTGCTGCTGGCCCTGGTGTCGGGCCAGGGCGTCGCCCATTCGGGCGTGGTGGCGGTGGTGGCATCGGCCATTGCCATCGTCTGGAACCTGGTTTTCAACTACGTCTTCGAGCTGTGGGAAGCGCGCCAGGCGGTGCGCGGGCGCAGCCTGTGGCGGCGCGTGGCGCACGCCGTCGGTTTCGAAGGCGGCCTGGCGGTGCTGCTGGTGCCGCCGATGGCCTGGTGGTTCGAGGTATCGCTGCTGCAGGCGCTGTGGATGGACCTGGGCCTGCTGCTGTTCTTCCTGGGCTACACCTTTGTCTTCAGCTGGTGCTTCGACCGGGTGTTTGGCCTGCCGGCGTCGGCCGCCGGCGCGCCCTGCTCGTAGGCCAGCTCCATCCGGTAGGCCAGGCCCAGGAATAGCGACTGCGCCAGGCACAGCGTGCTGGTCAGCGAGCGAAAGCCGAAGGTCTCGCCGTCGCGCACCAGCAGCGTGGCGCTGGCATGCGCGGCCAGCGGGCTGAGCGTGCTGTCGGTGATGGCCAGCAGCCGCGCGCCCTGCTGCACCGCAGCCGTGGCCAGGTCCAGCGTCTCCTGGGCATAGGGCGCGAAGGACACCGCCACGATCACATCGCCCGGGGCCAGCGCGCGCAGCTCGCCTTGTTGCATGTGGCCCAGGCCGTGCAGCCAGTGCACCGGCTTGGCGGTGTGCTGCAGCGCATAGGCCAGATAGGCCCCGACCGGGAAGGCGCGGCGCGAGGCCACCAGCCACAGCGCCGGGGCGCCGAGCATCAGGGCCACGGCCGCGTCGAAGTCTGCGTCGGGCAGGTGGCGCTGCAGCGCCTGCAGGCTGTCCACGCTGGCACCGATCACGCCGTGCGCGATCTGCGCCGGCGTCAGGCGGCCGGCGTCTGGCGCCATCAGGTCGCGGATACGGTCCTGGTAGTCGCGCCCGGGGGCCAACTGCCGTGCCGCCTCGGTGCGGAACAGCGCCTGCATCTCCGAGAACCCCGAGAAGCCGAAGTGCTTGGCAAAGCGCACCACCGCCGAGGGCTGCACGCCGCAATGGCGCGCGGTGTCCTGGATGCCGTCCAGCGCCAGTTGGTCGCGGCTCTGCGCCACATGCCGCGCGATCAGCTTGAGCTGCTTGCTCAGCGCGTCGAAGCCGGCCTGCACCGCCGCCAGGAAAGCATCGGCGCTGTCGTAGGCGGGCGCGGCAGGCGCGGCTTTCGGTGTGGATTTTCTGTTTTTCATTAATATAGAAATATATTTCTATTTTGGACTATCATCCGGCCCCAGCGGGGTGCGGGCCATTATCTGGCGCACCCCTCCGACACAAGAGACACAGCAGTAGACAAGGATGCGCATGGGCACTCTTACCTTCCCGGCCGAGCGGCCCTATGACATTGCCTGCCTGGGCCGGCTGGCGGTAGACCTCTATGCCCAGCAGATCGGCTGCAGCCTGGAGTCGGCCAGCAGCTTCTCCAAGTACCTGGGCGGCTCGTCCGCCAACATCGCCTTTGGCACGGCGCGCCTGGGCCTGCGCTCGGCCATGGTCTCGCGCGTGGGCAACGAGCAGAACGGCCGCTTTCTGCTGGACACCTTGCAGCGCGAGGGCTGCGACGTCAGCCAGGTGCAGATCGACGAGCAGCGCCTGACCGGCATGGTGCTGCTGGGCATCAAGGACCAGGACACTTTCCCGCTGCTGTTCGCCCGCGAGAACTGCGCCGACATGGCGCTGGACGCCGACGCCATCCGCGAGGACTTCCTGGCGCAGTGCCGCAGCCTGCTCATCACCGGCACCCACCTGAGCACGCCCACCGTGCTGGCCGCCAGCCGCCGCGCGCTCGACATCGCCGGGCGCCACGGCCTGGTGCGGGTGCTGGACATCGACTACCGCCCGGTGCTCTGGGGCCTGGCCGCCAAGGGCGACGGCGAGACGCGCTACGTCGGCAGCCAGAAGGTCAGCGAGCACCTGCAGGCGCAACTGGGCCAGTTCGAGCTGATCATCGGCACCGAAGAGGAGTGGACGATTGCCGGCGGCGTGGAGGGCGACCTGCTGGCCTGCCTGCGCCGCGTGCGCGAATGCACGCAGGCGGTGCTGGTGGTCAAGCGCGGGCCGCTGGGCTGCAGCATCGTGGACGGCGCCATTCCCGCGCGCATCGACGACGCGCTGACGGTGCTGGGCGAGCGCATCGAGGTGCTCAACGTGCTGGGCGCGGGCGATGCCTTCGCCTCCGGCCTGCTCGCCGGCCTGCTGCGCGGCAAGGACTTTGCCGAGTCGGCCCGCATCGCCAATGCCTGCGGTGCCATCGTCGTCTCGCGCCACGGCTGCGCGCCGGCCATGCCCACGCCGGCCGAGCTGGCGCACTGGTTCTCCGGCCAGCGCCATCCGCGCCCGGACCAGGACCCGCAACTGGCCCACCTGCACCGCGTGAGCGTGCCGCGCGCGCAGTGGCCCGAGCTGTATGTGCTGGCCTATGACCACCGTTCGCAGTTCGAGGACCTGGCCCGCCAGGCCGGCGCCGACGCCAGCCGGCTGCCGCACCTCAAGCGCCTGCTCAACCAGGTGGTGGCCGGCATCGAGGCCGAGCCCGGCTGCCAGGGCCGCCTGGGCGTGCTGGTCGACGGCCGTCCCGGCCTGGGCGAAGCCGCGCTGCACGAGGCCACCGGCCGCGGCTGGTGGCTGGGCCGCCCGATCGAGCGGCCGGGCTCGCGCCCGCTGCGTTTTGACGGCACGCATTCGCTCGCCTCGCAGTTGCTGCACTGGCCGCGCGAGCAGGTCGTGAAATGCCTGGTCTTCTACCACCCGGACGACGCGCTGGCACTGCGCCAGGAGCAGGACGAGTGGCTGCAGCAGGTGTGGGAGGCCACGCGCGCCAGCGGGCACGAGCTGCTGCTGGAAGTGATCCCGCCCAAGGAGATGCTGGCGCCGGGCGACACCGGCGAAGCGGTGCTGCGCGCCATCCGGCATTTCTATGACATCGGCTTCAAGCCCGAGTGGTGGAAGGTCGGCACCATGGCCGCGCGCCACTGGCAGGCGCTGGACAGCTTGGTGCAGGAGCGCGACCCCTACTGCCGCGGTGCCGTGATCCTGGGCCTGTCGCAGCCGCTGGAGCAACTGGTTACCGGCTTTGCCGAGGCGCGCGCGCCCATCGTCAAGGGCTTCATGGTCGGCCGCTCGGTATGGGCCAGCCCCAGCCTGGCCTGGCTGGCCGGCGAGATCGACGACGCGGCCTTCCAGGCCCAGGTGGCGACCAACTTCCGCCGCCTGATCGCCGGCTGGCGCGCCAGCCGCGCCGCCGCGGCGCAGGCTGCAGCCGAAGAGGTGGCGGCATGAATCTGCTGGTCAAGGCAAACCAGGCCGGCCGCGTGATCGCGGACATCACGCCGGCCTCCGCCGGCTGGACCCATGTGGGCTTCAAGGCGTTGCGCCTGGCTGCGGGCGAAGAGGAATCCTTTGCCACTGGCGCGCGCGAGCTGTGCATCACCGTGCTGGCCGGCCAGGTCGACGTGCAGGTCGATGCGCAGCAGTACAGCGCGCTGGGCAGCCGCGCCTCGGTGTTCGAAGAGCAATCGCCCACGGCCGTCTACGTGCCGCCGGGCCGCGCGGTGCGCATTGCCGCGCGCGGCGCGGCCGAGGTGGCGCTGAGCAGCGCGCCGGCCAGCGGCCGCCTGCCCGCGCGCGTGATCGAGCCCGGCCAGATGGCGCGCAGCGTGCGCGGCAGCGGCAGCAACACCCGCTACGTGTGCGACATCCTGCCCGAGTCGGCGCCGGCCGAAGGCCTGCTGGTGGTCGAGGTGATCACGCCGGCCGGCAACGCCTCCAGCTACCCGCCGCACAAGCACGACAGCGCCGATGCCGCCCAGCCCGGGGCCGAGACGGTGCTGGAGGAAACCTACTACCACCAGCTCAACCCGCAGCAGGGCTTTGCCTTCCAGCGCGTCTACACCGACGACCGCAGCATCGACCAGGCCATGGCCGTGGAGCACCGCGACACGGTGCTGGTGCCGCGCGGCTACCACCCCTGCGTGGCGCCGCACGGCTACGACCTGTACTACCTCAACACCATGGCCGGCCCGGAGCGGCGCTGGGCCTTTCGCAACGACCCGGCGCATGAGTGGATGCTGGCGCGCACCTGACGCCCGTTGCTACGTAAGTAATAGCTACTAGCCCAGGCAGGTACTGGGCTAGAGCCATAAAAGAGCAAGATTTCTGGATTCCAACCAACAGGAGACATTCCCATGCCCCGTATCGCTTCGCGCCTGCTTGGCGCCGCGCTGCTCGCCAGTTGCCTGGGCGCCCAGGCGCAGCAGCCGGCCTACCCGCAGCAGCCCGTCAAATGGATCGTGCCCTACGCCCCTGGCGGCACCACCGACGTGATCGCGCGCGGCCTGGCCGTGAAGATGGGCCAGGACCTGGGCCAGCCGGTCATCATCGACAACAAGCCCGGCGCGGCCAGCATCATCGGCGCCACCTTCATCGCGCGCTCGGCGCCCGACGGCTACACCGTGGGCACGGCCGACTCCGGCACGCTGGCCTTCAACCCGGCGATGTACAGCAGCCTCAGCTACAACGCCGAGAAAGACTTCACCCCCATCGGCGGCCTGGGCCGCATGCCGCTGGTGCTGGCGGTGCACCCGGCCTTCCCGGCCAAGAATGTGCAGGAGTTTCTGGCGCAGGCGCGCAAGACGCCGGGCCAGCTGTCCTCGGCCTCGTCCGGCCCGGGCTCGCCGCTGCATGTGGCGCTGGAGCTGTTCAAGCAGCGCACCCAGACCGACATCCTGCACGTTGCCTACAAGGGCTCGGCGCCCGCGCTGCAGGACCTGATGGCCGGCCAGGTCAACGCCATGTTCGTGGACCTGCCGCCCAGCCTGTCGGCCATCAAGGCCGGCAAGATCCGCGTGCTGGCGGTGGCCACGCCGCAGCGCCTGGCCATCCTGCCCGACGTGCCGACCATGGCCGAGGCCGGCGTGCCCGGCTTCGAGGCCTATGCCTGGCAGGGCTTCGTCGGCCCGGCCAAGATGCCGGCGCCGGTGGTGGCGCGGCTCAACAAGGAACTGGTGGCCGCGCTCCGGCACCCCGAGACGCGTGCCAAGCTCGAAGAGCTGGGCATCCAGCCCATGCCCATGGCGCCGCAGGAGTTCGCCGACTTCACCCGCAGCGAGCAAAAGCTGTGGTCTGGCGTGATCAAGGCCGCCAACATCCGGCTGGACTGATACGGCTTCGCAATCAAAGCGATAACTGCGTTGCTCTGCCTTGCCGTGCTACAGCACTGTCTGCGGCTTCGCGCCTTGTTCTCACTTTGATTGCAAACCCGTGCGGGCCCCCGTGCCCGCCTGCACGAAGAACAATTCCGGAGACCCCCGATGACCACCAAGCCATTTCCCACGCGCCGCCACGCCTGCGGCGCCATGGCCGCGCTGCTGGCCGGCGCCGCCTTGCCGGCCGCTGCCCAGCAGGGCGCCTACCCCCACCGCCCCATCGAGCTGATCGTGCCCTTTGCCGCCGGTGGCGGCACCGACGTGCTGGCGCGGGCGCTGGCCGAGGCCGCGCACAAGCACTTGCCGCAGAACCTGATCGTCATCAACCGCGCCGGTGCCAGCGGCGGCGTGGGCTGGTCGGAGCTGGTCAATGCCAAGCCCGACGGCTACAAGCTGGCCATCATCACGGTGGAGATCACCATGATCCCGCACATGGGCCTGACCCGCTTCACTGTCGACGACGTGCAGCCCATCGTGCGCCTCAACGCCGACCCGGCCACCATCGCGGTGCGCGCGGATTCGCCCTACCGCTCCATCGAAGACCTGCTGGCCGCTGCGCGCAAGGACCCGGGCGGCGTGCGCGTGGGCAATGCGGGCCCGGGCTCGCTCGGCCACCTGGCCGCCGCCGCGCTGGAGGACAAGACCGGCACCCGCTTCAACCACGCGCCTTACCGTGGCGCCAACCCGGCCGTGCTGGATCTGCTCGGCGGCCATATCGAGGCCGTGGCCGTCACGCCGGTGGAAGTAGCCACCTATGTGGCTGCCGGCAAGATCCGCCCGCTGGCGGTGATGGGCGAGCAGCGCATCCAGGCCGGCTGGGACACCGTGCCCACGCTGAAGGAGCGCGGCATCGACCTGGCCATCTCCGGCTGGCGCGGCCTGGCCGCACCCAAGGGCACGCCGCCCGAAGTGCTGGCCGTGCTGCGCGCCGCCATGCTCAAGGCGCTGCAGGAACCCGCGCTGCGCGAGACCATGGCCAAGCAGAACATGGGCGAGGGCTACCTGGACGAGTCCGCGTTCAAGGCCGCCATCGCGCGCGACAACGCCAGCTTCAAGGCCCTGATCGACAAGCTGGGCATCAAGGCCTGAGCTGGTTAGAAAATATTGGTCAAATATGCCTCTAGCCCAGGCGACACCTGGGCTATTAGCTATGAAAAAGTGAGTTCAGGCCGCAAAGCCTGAGGCAAACGCCTGCCGCA
It encodes:
- a CDS encoding NADH:flavin oxidoreductase/NADH oxidase, producing the protein MTGNPASAGVPARLFEPVRLRSVTARNRVAISPMQQYSSTEGGLANDWHLVHLGRFALGGAGIVFVESTAVEPRGRNTHGDIGLWDDAQIAPLRRVAELLRSQGAVPAIQLGHTGRKGALQKWWEGHGPLNQADAARGEGPWPVVGPSALPVDTGWPRPAALSEGEIQALVQAWAQAARRAAQAGFELLEIHGAHGYLIHQFLSPVANQRSDAYGGSPQKRQRFALEVARAVRAEWPQHLPLSWRISLPDLDDGTLPMEEMIAFVNALREAGVDVLDCSSAAGISSYPSNGARVPRGLDFRAQDAAEIRRRTGIAIMAVGFVIDPQAAQALVADGAADLVALGREALFNPNWPAHAEQLLQPDPDYSLWPRQYRSWLVKRAPLLAAARAATPAH
- a CDS encoding ABC transporter substrate-binding protein yields the protein MQRTLSAACAALILACGAASAQTPISDDVVRIGVMADQTGPYSGNGGPGSSLAVKMAVEDFGGKVLGKPVEVLVADDQNKPDVGLGIARKWLDNEKVDTIVGGSASSIALGVSSLMKERKKPYLIAGTVSAELTNKACSPMNFQFLTDTYALPKAGVASLMKQGIKSFYFITVDYAFGQAYQDDATKFIQAGGGKVLGAVKHPLGATDFSSYLLQAQASGAQAIVILNAGLDLSNALKQAAEYKLTRNGQTVAVFGMTINSVAAMGLDVAQGLQLTIPFYWDRDEASREWAKRFMARNKGVVPTYIHAGAYSAAWHYLNAVKAAGTDDGAAVAAKMKELPINDFFSRNVKVREDGQALRTVYAIQVKKPAESKYPNDYYTVRAEIPPEQTWRPLAESSCDYIKAK
- a CDS encoding long-chain-fatty-acid--CoA ligase yields the protein MRGLMQSKALLISSLVEHAASHHASVEIVSHVHMGSCVRTTWGEVGSRARRVASALQARGIQPGARVATLAWNTHRHLELYYAVSGMGAVLHTVNPRLFPEQISYIINHAADEMVCFDLGFAPLLEQIAPQLASVKAFVALCSRAELPQLSLPAPLLCYEDLVAEGSASFAWPALDEDTASSLCYTSGTTGNPKGVLYSHRSTVLHSWTACAADGLGLRARDSVLLAVPMFHVNAWGIPYAAAMCGAKLVLPGPDLGGERLFNLMRDEGCTFSLGVPTVWLGFFQHAEKLSAEARAALRLERVVVGGSAAPRAIIEKFEHLFGAYVIQAWGMTETSPLATIGNLLPRHEGLPLEQRFGVQARQGRAIFGVEIAVFDADGQRLPPDDHRPGELKVRGPWVVSAYYGQQPGTELDADGWFATGDVALIDAEGYVQITDRSKDVIKSGGEWISSIDLENLAVGHPKVKEAAVIGAYHSKWQERPLLVVVPNAGQQVSGPEILAFMQDRVARWWMPDDVVFVDELPHTATGKLLKTRLREQFRNHRLPTDVPEA
- a CDS encoding LysR family transcriptional regulator, with translation MAFTTENLAVFLAALDQGSFSAAARSLGRVPSAVSMAMAHLEAELDLALFDRSGREPRPTAAARALEPQARLLAAQWRQLEAQALSLTQGLENRLALAIAPELISAPWSAPLAQLAQEHPLLEVEVLAAPQADAMALLHAGRVQLALVFERPSLDGREGFQEVGRETLAAVISPTHPVLQETGGRLREEHLIHVRQVVVAGRDPEARDPRLVFARHCWCTDSPEAALGLLKAGLGWGWLPRSFAAPHVAAGTLHEMAFENLSNGLNLWVDVVWSKERPLGLGARRFVELLSSAAEAGPGS
- a CDS encoding PACE efflux transporter; translation: MQGIQRRVVYVALYELIAIVAASLLLALVSGQGVAHSGVVAVVASAIAIVWNLVFNYVFELWEARQAVRGRSLWRRVAHAVGFEGGLAVLLVPPMAWWFEVSLLQALWMDLGLLLFFLGYTFVFSWCFDRVFGLPASAAGAPCS
- a CDS encoding MurR/RpiR family transcriptional regulator, with the translated sequence MKNRKSTPKAAPAAPAYDSADAFLAAVQAGFDALSKQLKLIARHVAQSRDQLALDGIQDTARHCGVQPSAVVRFAKHFGFSGFSEMQALFRTEAARQLAPGRDYQDRIRDLMAPDAGRLTPAQIAHGVIGASVDSLQALQRHLPDADFDAAVALMLGAPALWLVASRRAFPVGAYLAYALQHTAKPVHWLHGLGHMQQGELRALAPGDVIVAVSFAPYAQETLDLATAAVQQGARLLAITDSTLSPLAAHASATLLVRDGETFGFRSLTSTLCLAQSLFLGLAYRMELAYEQGAPAADAGRPNTRSKHQLKTKV
- the iolC gene encoding 5-dehydro-2-deoxygluconokinase, with translation MGTLTFPAERPYDIACLGRLAVDLYAQQIGCSLESASSFSKYLGGSSANIAFGTARLGLRSAMVSRVGNEQNGRFLLDTLQREGCDVSQVQIDEQRLTGMVLLGIKDQDTFPLLFARENCADMALDADAIREDFLAQCRSLLITGTHLSTPTVLAASRRALDIAGRHGLVRVLDIDYRPVLWGLAAKGDGETRYVGSQKVSEHLQAQLGQFELIIGTEEEWTIAGGVEGDLLACLRRVRECTQAVLVVKRGPLGCSIVDGAIPARIDDALTVLGERIEVLNVLGAGDAFASGLLAGLLRGKDFAESARIANACGAIVVSRHGCAPAMPTPAELAHWFSGQRHPRPDQDPQLAHLHRVSVPRAQWPELYVLAYDHRSQFEDLARQAGADASRLPHLKRLLNQVVAGIEAEPGCQGRLGVLVDGRPGLGEAALHEATGRGWWLGRPIERPGSRPLRFDGTHSLASQLLHWPREQVVKCLVFYHPDDALALRQEQDEWLQQVWEATRASGHELLLEVIPPKEMLAPGDTGEAVLRAIRHFYDIGFKPEWWKVGTMAARHWQALDSLVQERDPYCRGAVILGLSQPLEQLVTGFAEARAPIVKGFMVGRSVWASPSLAWLAGEIDDAAFQAQVATNFRRLIAGWRASRAAAAQAAAEEVAA
- the iolB gene encoding 5-deoxy-glucuronate isomerase, translating into MNLLVKANQAGRVIADITPASAGWTHVGFKALRLAAGEEESFATGARELCITVLAGQVDVQVDAQQYSALGSRASVFEEQSPTAVYVPPGRAVRIAARGAAEVALSSAPASGRLPARVIEPGQMARSVRGSGSNTRYVCDILPESAPAEGLLVVEVITPAGNASSYPPHKHDSADAAQPGAETVLEETYYHQLNPQQGFAFQRVYTDDRSIDQAMAVEHRDTVLVPRGYHPCVAPHGYDLYYLNTMAGPERRWAFRNDPAHEWMLART